From the Lusitaniella coriacea LEGE 07157 genome, the window TGTATTGCCCTCCCAGAAAGCTTGACAACAAGTACAGTATCTATTTTAAGTGGGCTTCAACTCGCTTTAGAAAATGTTCCTATTTTTGGTGGAGCAACGGCAGATAATTGGGAGTTTCAATGCACTCATCAATTTTATAAAACAGAGGTTTTAAGTGATTCAGTTCCCATTTTGTTATTTGCAGGAGACTTGTTATTTTCTCACGGCGTTTCAAGTGGATGGAAACCGTTAGGTAAAAAAGGAGTTCTAACAAAAGTAGATCGCAATATCGTGTATGAAATTGATAACAATTCTGCTCTCGACTTTTATCGCTATTATCTGGATGGTTTGACGGCTGTTGCAGAATATCCGATCGCGGTTTTCTCGCCCGACACAACCCAGTTTTATTTGAGAGGCTGCATGGGTTACGATGAAAGTGCGGAGAGTATTACCCTAGCAGGTGATGTTTTTGAAGGAGCCGTTATTCAAATTGCAGAAGCAGCCTGTGAAGATATTCTAGCCGCATCCAAAATTGCATTTAAAAATGCAATGGAAACTTACCCAGGGGAGAACCCAATTGCAGTTTTGATTTTTTCCTGCGCCAGTCGCCGACACCTCTTGGGAATGATGACTAACGAAGAATATGAAATTATTCAAGGCTGCTTCGATCGAGATATTCTAAGTTGTGGTTTTTATACTTATGGAGAAATTTCTCCTCTTTTAAACAAAAACAAAGCTGTTTTTCATAATATAACATTTACATCTTTGCTTATCGGAAAGTGATGAAATTTCATGGATTTAAATGACAATGAGAAAATCAATAAACAATTAGAGAAAGAAAATAGAATTCTCAAAAAAAAGATCGAACGCCTACAAGAGGAACGAAAAACGCTAGAGAAAATTAACCGTAATAAAGAAGAAGTTTTCAAAAAGATAATTCAAGAACTCCAGGATCATCAAGCAACTTTGGAAAAGAAGAGTCGCGATCTCAAAGAAGCATTTGACGATCTAAAAATGATGGAAAACAAAATGTCTTCTTTAGGGGGCTTGGTTGCAGGAGTGGCACACGAAATTAATAATCCCATCGGGTTTCTTGCAGGAAATTTAAAACCGGCTGAGGACTATGTGCGAGACTTATTAGGATTAATCTCGCTCTATCAAGACAAATTCCCGAACCCTGGCGAAGAAATTGAAGAAGAGATTGAAGCGATTGATTTTGATTTTGTTCGCAAAGATTTGCTCAAACTTCTTACGTCTATGAAAGAGGGAATCAATCGTATTCGCAATATTAGTAATTCTCTACGGACTTTTGCAAGAACGGATATAGAGCGGCTAATTCCATTTGATATTCATGAAGGCATTGACAGTACGCTTTTGATTCTCAAACATCGCTTGAAAGCTAACGAAGATCGTCCTGTAATTGAGATCCTCAAAAAGTACGACGATCTACCATTAGTTAAGTGCTTTCCAGGACAATTGAATCAGGTTTTCATGAATGTTCTTGCCAATGCGATTGATGCGTTAGAAGAATCAAATAAAGGGAAGTCTTACGCTCAAATTGAGGCAAATCCCAATCGAATTACAATTCAAACGCAACAGGAAGAAAATTG encodes:
- a CDS encoding FIST signal transduction protein, with product MKIAVGHSLDPDSLEAIDEVLEQCDRILEGAKPKAGILFAAIGFDYALILKRIDEVFPNIELIGGTTDGEVSSIFGFQQDSITLMVFDLENVEIRAAVGRNISEDPTRIARETVEKALESINTSPKFCIALPESLTTSTVSILSGLQLALENVPIFGGATADNWEFQCTHQFYKTEVLSDSVPILLFAGDLLFSHGVSSGWKPLGKKGVLTKVDRNIVYEIDNNSALDFYRYYLDGLTAVAEYPIAVFSPDTTQFYLRGCMGYDESAESITLAGDVFEGAVIQIAEAACEDILAASKIAFKNAMETYPGENPIAVLIFSCASRRHLLGMMTNEEYEIIQGCFDRDILSCGFYTYGEISPLLNKNKAVFHNITFTSLLIGK
- a CDS encoding ATP-binding protein — protein: MDLNDNEKINKQLEKENRILKKKIERLQEERKTLEKINRNKEEVFKKIIQELQDHQATLEKKSRDLKEAFDDLKMMENKMSSLGGLVAGVAHEINNPIGFLAGNLKPAEDYVRDLLGLISLYQDKFPNPGEEIEEEIEAIDFDFVRKDLLKLLTSMKEGINRIRNISNSLRTFARTDIERLIPFDIHEGIDSTLLILKHRLKANEDRPVIEILKKYDDLPLVKCFPGQLNQVFMNVLANAIDALEESNKGKSYAQIEANPNRITIQTQQEENCVIIRIGDNGKGMFEAVRRRIFEQTFTTKGVGKGTGLGLAIARKIIEEKHGGSLHCTSEPGNGTEFAISLPLEM